A portion of the Actomonas aquatica genome contains these proteins:
- a CDS encoding DUF3826 domain-containing protein: MGTCALLPAFVSAADALPPPPEALVQRSAKIVDGLELADTAMADRVTIIIARNYEALSYIHDQRDADLEAAKALSDEAARKALTQGITDTATARMADQIALFLGELAADLTPAQIDAVKDGLTYGVLPKTFRVYQEMLPDMTPEQSRQIYAWLYEAREHAISAGSSKAKHGWFGKYKGRINNYLAKAGIDMKAAEKAMFDRKKAAN, encoded by the coding sequence GTGGGAACGTGCGCGCTCCTGCCCGCTTTTGTCAGCGCCGCCGACGCACTCCCGCCGCCCCCCGAGGCCCTGGTCCAACGCTCCGCCAAGATCGTCGACGGCCTCGAACTGGCCGATACCGCCATGGCCGACCGCGTGACGATCATCATCGCCCGCAACTACGAGGCGCTGTCCTACATTCACGATCAACGGGACGCTGACCTCGAGGCCGCCAAGGCCCTCAGCGACGAAGCCGCCCGCAAGGCGCTGACCCAAGGCATTACCGATACCGCGACGGCCCGTATGGCCGATCAGATCGCGCTCTTCCTCGGTGAGCTGGCCGCCGACCTCACGCCCGCGCAAATCGACGCCGTCAAAGACGGCCTCACCTACGGCGTGCTCCCCAAGACCTTCCGCGTCTACCAGGAGATGTTGCCCGACATGACGCCGGAGCAATCCCGCCAGATTTACGCCTGGCTCTACGAGGCCCGCGAACACGCCATCAGCGCCGGATCCTCCAAGGCCAAGCACGGTTGGTTCGGCAAATACAAGGGCCGCATCAACAACTACCTCGCCAAGGCCGGCATCGACATGAAGGCCGCCGAAAAAGCGATGTTCGACCGCAAGAAAGCCGCCAACTGA
- a CDS encoding malectin domain-containing carbohydrate-binding protein — MKSLCLTVAILLLALTATAAPRVTRDLNSDWRSFAADTGTPMPAGALEATFDDSAWTTVDTPHNWDRYEGFRQLKHGDRHGTAWYRRTFSVTADDLAPDRRVWLFFEGVGSYATVWVNGQLVGTHAGGLTTFTLDATSAAHVGDDNLLVVQAEHPVGIRDLPWVCGGSERAYGFSEGTQPFGIFRPVHLVVTDAVRIDPFGLHIWNDESANADSATLHLTAEVTNHSDQARRLLIEARVYDPAGNSLGSVRTSLERAPNSSGRFEFPELPMTQPQLWSLDTPVLYTVEVSLYDTTEPARLRDRDSTPFGIRTIRWPRAEEADGRFYLNGEPVFLNGTCDYEHLLGNSHAFSDAQIDARAAMMRAAGYNAFRDAHHPHNLRFNQHWDREGLLWWTQFGAHCWFDNDAFRANFKTLLRDWVRERRNSPSLVLYGLQNESHVPADFAAECTAIIRELDPTSPTQRLVTTCNGGEGTDWNVPQNWTGTYGGDPQLYADDLRASRLFGEYGAWRSLGLHDAAGYDIAGPLSEERMTTLMETKVRLGEAASESAAGHFHWPFTTHMNPGRHFGANGEQLFDGIRPLDHIGPANNKGVMTIWGEPADAFYMYRSHFADPATDPMVYLPLHTWPDRWTAPTDASGPIVVYSNCDEVELFNDLGTHSLGIRRRGEFGTPFRWDDVPVHYNVLYAEGRVNGQVVARDLVRLHHLPDAPAFKVAQLTDALSAASAETPRPNRHYFYRVNCGGPDYTDRFGATWSADRDLSPGDRWGSLSWAHAFDNLDPRFGSQRHTTNPITDTAHDALYQSYRYGRDELGWDFTVPSGPVEVELHFIEPWYGIGGGDATGWRLFDIALNDTTVATDLDLFATAGPDRAVVRRFPVEVGADRKLTIRFPRVAAGQAVISAIAISTAADSAAATATLPPPPPPALEVVRADSGQLQGGLDTGRSVSPTDIRTFARLPGKLLESSWLALSGDTATLRVRRDTVVFATFAFPGSRATTDSLDLAGAAPVTLPLWRGRIEAGDTVDFSGDGVLFFAPERAPAAAQFLELASASTAWTAVGHLQLGASVRGVNGPTLLRLPQNLSDGDLVRAVSAAATGPLQLRALDFLEVHAVPLGDTAPVWFETWQDSRAQVTIDGRAPIALRRLRLDSGATLELPASPDRPYALIARAVRPATSVEPEKVTRDGAAELVTRTDSSTALLLPVATTSAVEWPLELGAGDRYGLVFSYQHAYPEALTGTLLILDRDGAELRRDPISFDPTGVPSSDLTWSIHRTRTGRSLNAGSYRLRLELDQPSASLLLGALLIE; from the coding sequence ATGAAGTCCCTCTGCCTTACCGTTGCAATTCTCCTCCTGGCGCTGACCGCCACCGCCGCGCCGCGCGTCACCCGCGACCTCAATTCCGATTGGCGCTCCTTCGCGGCCGACACCGGCACGCCCATGCCCGCCGGTGCGCTAGAAGCCACCTTCGACGACTCTGCCTGGACCACCGTCGACACCCCGCACAACTGGGATCGCTATGAAGGTTTTCGCCAACTTAAACACGGCGATCGTCACGGCACCGCTTGGTATCGTCGCACCTTCTCCGTCACCGCCGACGACCTCGCGCCCGATCGCCGTGTCTGGCTCTTTTTTGAAGGCGTCGGTTCCTATGCCACCGTCTGGGTAAACGGCCAGCTCGTCGGCACCCACGCCGGCGGCCTCACCACCTTCACCCTCGACGCCACAAGCGCCGCGCACGTAGGTGACGACAACCTCCTGGTGGTGCAGGCCGAGCATCCGGTCGGCATCCGCGATCTGCCATGGGTCTGCGGCGGTTCCGAACGCGCTTACGGCTTCTCCGAGGGCACCCAACCTTTCGGCATTTTCCGCCCGGTCCATCTCGTCGTCACCGACGCGGTGCGCATCGATCCCTTTGGTCTGCACATTTGGAACGACGAGTCCGCCAACGCCGACTCCGCCACGCTGCACCTCACCGCCGAAGTCACCAATCACAGCGACCAGGCGCGCCGCCTGCTGATCGAGGCTCGGGTCTACGACCCTGCCGGCAACTCGCTGGGATCTGTTCGCACGTCCTTGGAGCGTGCGCCCAACAGCAGCGGTCGCTTTGAGTTTCCCGAGCTGCCAATGACCCAACCCCAACTCTGGTCGCTCGATACCCCCGTCCTCTACACCGTCGAAGTTTCACTCTACGACACCACCGAACCCGCCCGACTCCGCGACCGCGACTCCACCCCCTTCGGTATCCGCACCATCCGCTGGCCGCGCGCCGAGGAAGCCGACGGTCGTTTTTATCTCAACGGCGAGCCGGTCTTTCTCAACGGCACCTGCGACTACGAGCACCTGCTCGGCAACAGCCACGCGTTTTCCGATGCCCAGATCGACGCCCGGGCCGCCATGATGCGCGCCGCCGGTTACAACGCCTTCCGCGACGCCCATCATCCCCACAACCTGCGCTTCAACCAACACTGGGACCGCGAGGGGCTGCTGTGGTGGACGCAGTTCGGCGCCCACTGCTGGTTCGATAACGACGCCTTCCGCGCCAACTTCAAAACGCTCCTTCGCGACTGGGTGCGCGAACGTCGCAACAGCCCGTCCCTCGTGCTCTACGGCCTGCAAAACGAGAGCCACGTCCCGGCCGATTTCGCCGCCGAGTGCACCGCCATCATCCGCGAGCTCGATCCCACCAGCCCGACGCAGCGCCTCGTCACCACCTGCAACGGCGGCGAAGGCACGGATTGGAATGTGCCGCAAAACTGGACCGGCACCTACGGTGGTGATCCGCAACTTTACGCCGACGATCTGCGCGCCTCCCGCCTGTTTGGCGAATACGGTGCCTGGCGCAGCCTCGGGCTTCACGATGCGGCCGGCTACGACATCGCCGGGCCACTCTCCGAGGAGCGCATGACCACCCTCATGGAAACCAAGGTGCGTCTCGGTGAAGCCGCGAGCGAGAGCGCCGCCGGTCACTTCCACTGGCCCTTCACCACTCACATGAACCCCGGCCGCCACTTCGGCGCCAACGGTGAACAACTCTTCGACGGCATCCGACCGCTCGATCACATCGGCCCGGCCAACAACAAGGGCGTCATGACGATCTGGGGCGAACCCGCCGACGCCTTCTACATGTATCGTTCGCACTTCGCCGACCCTGCGACCGATCCCATGGTTTACCTGCCGCTGCACACCTGGCCCGATCGCTGGACGGCCCCGACCGATGCCTCCGGCCCTATCGTGGTGTATTCCAACTGCGACGAGGTGGAGCTCTTCAACGACCTCGGCACCCACTCCCTCGGCATCCGCCGTCGCGGTGAGTTTGGCACGCCCTTCCGCTGGGACGATGTGCCGGTGCACTACAACGTGCTCTACGCCGAGGGCCGCGTGAACGGCCAGGTCGTGGCCCGCGACCTCGTGCGCCTCCATCACCTGCCCGACGCCCCGGCCTTTAAGGTCGCCCAACTCACCGATGCCCTTAGCGCGGCGAGCGCCGAAACTCCCCGCCCCAACCGCCACTACTTCTACCGCGTCAACTGCGGCGGTCCGGATTACACAGATCGTTTCGGCGCGACCTGGTCCGCCGACCGCGATCTCAGTCCCGGTGACCGCTGGGGTTCACTTTCCTGGGCCCACGCCTTCGACAACCTCGACCCGCGTTTCGGCAGCCAGCGTCACACCACCAACCCCATTACCGATACCGCCCACGACGCCCTGTATCAAAGCTACCGATACGGTCGCGATGAACTGGGCTGGGACTTCACCGTGCCCTCCGGTCCGGTCGAGGTGGAACTCCACTTCATCGAGCCGTGGTATGGCATCGGCGGCGGTGACGCCACCGGCTGGCGCCTTTTCGACATCGCGCTCAACGACACCACCGTCGCGACCGATCTGGATCTCTTCGCTACTGCCGGTCCCGATCGCGCGGTCGTGCGCCGCTTCCCGGTGGAAGTGGGCGCGGACCGCAAGCTCACGATTCGTTTCCCGCGCGTCGCCGCCGGTCAGGCCGTGATCTCCGCCATCGCCATTTCCACCGCCGCCGATTCCGCCGCGGCGACCGCGACCCTGCCGCCGCCTCCACCGCCGGCGCTGGAGGTGGTGAGGGCCGACTCCGGGCAACTGCAGGGCGGCCTCGACACCGGCCGGTCCGTTTCGCCGACCGATATCCGCACCTTTGCGCGCCTGCCCGGTAAACTGCTCGAGTCCTCCTGGCTCGCGCTGAGCGGCGACACTGCAACCCTTCGCGTCCGTCGCGATACTGTGGTGTTCGCCACCTTCGCTTTTCCGGGTTCCCGCGCGACCACCGATTCGCTCGACCTCGCGGGCGCAGCGCCGGTCACACTGCCGCTGTGGCGCGGGCGTATCGAAGCGGGTGATACAGTCGATTTCTCCGGGGATGGGGTGTTGTTTTTTGCGCCGGAGCGCGCGCCGGCCGCCGCCCAGTTTTTGGAGCTCGCATCAGCCTCCACCGCTTGGACCGCCGTCGGCCACCTGCAGCTCGGCGCCTCCGTCCGTGGGGTCAACGGTCCGACCCTGCTCCGCCTCCCGCAAAATCTCTCCGACGGCGACCTCGTGCGCGCGGTCTCCGCCGCCGCCACCGGTCCGCTGCAGTTGCGAGCCTTGGACTTTTTGGAAGTGCACGCCGTGCCCCTCGGCGACACCGCACCGGTCTGGTTTGAGACGTGGCAGGACAGCCGTGCGCAGGTCACGATCGATGGTCGCGCACCGATCGCGCTGCGGCGCCTGCGCCTCGATTCCGGCGCGACGCTCGAACTGCCGGCGTCACCAGATCGTCCCTACGCCCTGATCGCCCGTGCAGTCCGCCCCGCCACCAGCGTCGAACCGGAGAAGGTGACCCGCGACGGCGCGGCCGAGTTGGTGACTCGGACCGATAGCTCGACCGCCCTGCTTTTACCGGTCGCAACGACCAGTGCGGTGGAGTGGCCGCTCGAACTGGGGGCCGGTGACCGCTACGGCCTGGTGTTCAGTTACCAGCATGCTTATCCGGAGGCTCTCACCGGCACTTTGCTCATTCTGGATCGGGACGGCGCAGAGCTCCGTCGCGACCCGATTTCCTTCGATCCGACCGGCGTCCCATCCTCCGATTTGACGTGGTCGATCCACCGCACCCGCACCGGCCGCAGCCTCAACGCGGGCTCCTATCGTCTGCGGCTTGAGCTCGATCAGCCCAGCGCCTCGCTACTGCTCGGTGCGCTATTGATCGAATAG
- a CDS encoding TonB-dependent receptor, whose product MTNLNEAFRGHGQVSILRSISKLTRSFLLAASISALSAVLFAQEVGTGTVSGRVLNSATGKYMPYVVVRVPGTNISARTNNLGEYTLRNVPAGAATLHVEYVGLDNLDETVEVTAGGSVTQDFNLGSGARTDADGTVVLNEFVVQSARFKDAAEIAINAEKTSINIKNVVSTEEFGEIPGGNVGEFIKYLPGIELDYGGTYTAPTDATGISIRGFGAEDTNIMIDGVPVTAASQASLTNQVTLDMLSINNASRVELIKVPTPDMPMNSVGGQINLISKSAFEYAKPSFTYKAYVVVNSEHINPLDKVVGATDKKVYAGQPGFEFSYIKPVNDKLGITLTGSRFSQYSANRRLRPEYQHDPRRALLDLRPLGGERNTEPSNAEGTLSAYNPFLTRVSLTDSPRTSESYSASMKVDYKPFDGLALTGNYQYSTYDASDTDRRMQWRIQRPIDWGSDYTYSQPYMTSSQSVSGSSYNPGNSVGQDITSRDKSGETHSGYIKATYQKGGWDIKALASQSRSRASFHDFENGHFSGVDVSMSVGTLKFDDVVDGIPGKISVYDRTGLELNEIDYTKLENWGNPSIVGKRGNAESEDENELYQLDIRRELDFIPTDVVRLAFKTGIRQENITKTKWGLGTGYRETYVGPTISGNDILDTIYDGTSPGWNQQPQQFVSTYKLYDIWEANPEYFEVTENDAKENYWSNIGQNKALFEDREAWYAQIEGSALDDRLHFVAGLRDETITREGYGPQGDGRWQYIKNPDGTLYRNESLVGGTGTVRLDQGGSPLFATDATGTALRADLDSKGITYPTAAVGGNTLERAMLERKTGEFYGKSEGDPNYSINVSYDVTKKFVVKGAYSVTSGRISIEDATRGVLSGNQNDFRITEDSDRLDNGDGTFSSTGVISIANPNLLPESSKNWDLGLSYYNDFGGKFGISGYLKQIENYTENYITTAGDPLFQTILGTLGLDYETYRHWEIRTSENGTGTGEAWGYELDARQDLRALSFLGDAGKRIQFFATYSHSERPVNVNNPNRLSSRPAASNLSTGGIAYNGDRFSLSVRAAWRDYVFNGDKFTFTDTNGDSISVGEFIPASLKVDVSASYRLTEKTSVYISARNVLEEGNDKQRYDALGIYPNYARWDDYRDTGVQITIGVNGKF is encoded by the coding sequence ATGACTAACCTAAATGAAGCCTTCCGAGGCCATGGTCAGGTGTCGATTCTGCGCAGCATCAGCAAGCTCACTCGCAGCTTCCTGCTCGCCGCGTCGATTTCGGCTCTGAGCGCGGTTCTCTTTGCTCAGGAAGTTGGCACCGGCACCGTTTCTGGTCGCGTGCTCAATTCCGCCACCGGCAAATACATGCCTTATGTGGTCGTCCGTGTTCCGGGCACCAACATCTCCGCCCGCACCAACAATCTGGGTGAATACACCCTGCGCAACGTGCCGGCCGGCGCCGCCACCCTGCACGTTGAGTATGTCGGTCTCGACAACCTCGACGAGACCGTCGAAGTCACCGCCGGTGGCTCCGTGACTCAGGACTTTAACCTCGGCAGCGGTGCCCGCACCGATGCGGACGGCACCGTGGTCCTCAACGAATTTGTCGTGCAGAGCGCCCGCTTCAAAGACGCCGCCGAAATCGCGATCAACGCGGAAAAGACCTCCATCAATATCAAGAACGTCGTCTCCACCGAAGAGTTCGGTGAGATCCCCGGCGGCAACGTGGGTGAGTTCATCAAATACCTCCCGGGTATCGAACTCGACTACGGTGGCACCTACACGGCCCCGACCGACGCCACCGGTATTTCGATCCGCGGTTTCGGCGCCGAAGACACCAACATCATGATCGACGGCGTGCCGGTCACCGCGGCCTCCCAGGCCAGCCTGACCAATCAGGTCACCCTCGACATGCTTTCGATCAACAACGCCTCCCGCGTTGAGTTGATCAAGGTGCCGACCCCGGACATGCCGATGAATTCCGTCGGTGGTCAGATCAACCTGATTTCCAAGTCCGCCTTCGAATACGCCAAGCCTTCCTTCACCTACAAGGCTTACGTGGTGGTCAACTCCGAGCACATCAACCCGCTCGACAAGGTCGTGGGTGCCACCGACAAGAAGGTTTACGCCGGCCAGCCGGGCTTCGAGTTCTCCTACATCAAGCCGGTCAACGACAAGTTGGGCATCACCCTCACCGGTTCCCGCTTCAGCCAATACAGCGCCAATCGTCGTCTGCGCCCCGAGTATCAGCACGACCCGCGTCGCGCCCTGCTCGATCTCCGTCCGCTCGGTGGTGAGCGCAACACGGAGCCTTCCAATGCCGAGGGCACTCTGAGCGCCTACAACCCCTTCCTCACCCGCGTCTCTCTGACCGACTCCCCGCGCACCAGCGAGAGCTACTCGGCCTCGATGAAGGTGGACTACAAGCCCTTCGACGGCCTCGCCCTCACGGGTAACTATCAATACTCCACCTACGACGCGTCCGACACGGACCGCCGCATGCAATGGCGTATCCAGCGTCCGATCGATTGGGGTTCCGACTACACCTATTCGCAGCCCTACATGACGTCCTCCCAGTCCGTCAGCGGTAGTTCCTACAACCCGGGCAACTCCGTCGGTCAGGACATCACCTCCCGCGACAAGAGCGGCGAGACCCACAGCGGCTACATCAAGGCCACCTACCAAAAGGGTGGTTGGGACATCAAGGCTCTCGCCTCGCAGTCCCGTTCCCGCGCCTCCTTCCATGACTTCGAGAACGGTCACTTCTCCGGCGTCGATGTCTCCATGTCGGTCGGCACCCTGAAGTTCGACGACGTCGTGGACGGCATCCCCGGCAAGATCTCGGTTTACGATCGCACCGGTCTCGAGCTCAACGAGATCGACTACACCAAGCTCGAAAACTGGGGTAACCCGTCCATCGTCGGCAAGCGCGGCAACGCCGAGTCCGAGGATGAGAACGAACTCTACCAGTTGGATATCCGCCGGGAGCTCGACTTCATCCCGACGGATGTCGTTCGCCTCGCCTTCAAGACCGGTATCCGCCAGGAAAACATCACCAAGACCAAGTGGGGTCTCGGCACCGGCTACCGCGAAACCTACGTCGGTCCGACCATCTCCGGTAACGACATTCTTGATACGATTTACGACGGCACCTCCCCCGGTTGGAACCAACAGCCCCAGCAATTCGTGAGCACCTACAAGCTCTACGACATCTGGGAAGCCAACCCGGAATACTTCGAGGTCACCGAAAACGACGCCAAGGAAAACTACTGGTCCAACATCGGTCAGAACAAGGCCCTCTTCGAGGACCGCGAGGCCTGGTATGCTCAGATCGAGGGTAGCGCTCTCGATGACCGCCTGCACTTCGTTGCTGGCCTGCGCGACGAGACCATCACCCGCGAGGGCTACGGCCCGCAGGGCGACGGTCGCTGGCAGTATATCAAGAATCCCGACGGCACCCTCTATCGCAACGAATCCCTCGTCGGCGGCACCGGCACCGTCCGTCTCGACCAGGGCGGCTCGCCGCTCTTCGCCACCGACGCCACCGGCACCGCGCTGCGCGCCGATCTGGATTCCAAGGGCATCACCTACCCCACCGCTGCGGTGGGCGGCAACACCCTCGAACGCGCCATGCTCGAGCGCAAAACCGGTGAGTTCTACGGCAAGTCCGAAGGCGATCCGAACTACTCGATCAATGTCTCCTACGACGTGACCAAGAAGTTTGTCGTCAAGGGCGCCTACTCCGTCACCTCCGGCCGCATCTCGATTGAAGACGCCACCCGCGGTGTGCTCTCGGGCAACCAGAATGACTTCCGCATCACCGAAGACAGCGACCGGCTCGACAATGGCGACGGCACCTTCTCGTCCACGGGCGTCATCTCCATCGCCAACCCGAACCTCCTCCCCGAATCCTCCAAGAACTGGGACCTCGGTCTCAGCTACTACAACGACTTCGGCGGCAAGTTCGGTATTTCCGGCTACCTGAAGCAGATCGAGAACTACACCGAGAACTACATCACCACGGCCGGTGATCCGCTCTTCCAGACGATCCTCGGCACGCTGGGTCTTGACTACGAGACCTACCGCCACTGGGAGATCCGCACCTCCGAGAACGGCACCGGCACCGGTGAAGCCTGGGGTTACGAACTCGATGCCCGTCAGGACCTGCGCGCTCTGAGCTTCCTCGGCGACGCCGGCAAGCGTATCCAGTTCTTCGCGACCTACTCGCACTCCGAGCGTCCGGTGAACGTCAATAACCCGAACCGCCTCAGCTCGCGTCCGGCCGCCTCCAATCTCTCGACTGGTGGCATCGCCTACAACGGTGACCGCTTCAGCCTCAGCGTCCGCGCCGCCTGGCGTGACTACGTCTTCAATGGCGACAAGTTCACCTTCACCGACACCAACGGCGACAGCATCAGCGTCGGCGAGTTCATCCCGGCCTCTCTCAAGGTCGACGTCTCCGCCAGCTACCGCCTGACCGAGAAGACGAGCGTTTACATCAGCGCCCGCAACGTGCTCGAGGAAGGTAATGACAAGCAGCGTTACGACGCCCTTGGCATCTATCCGAACTACGCCCGTTGGGACGACTACCGCGACACCGGCGTGCAGATCACGATCGGTGTGAACGGTAAGTTCTGA
- a CDS encoding pectate lyase family protein, translating to MTRIRFIATAALLLVGASIVTAQGYPRIPSEIQRVTDERKAAADARSDAIFASHQEELAAWAARGKPFLPGAEKPDDLPQASIPAFPGAEGGGMYSFGGRGGRVIVVTNLNDSGPGSLREACEAVGPRIVVFNVAGIIQLENKIRIRAPYITIAGNTAPGDGVCVAGDTFELDSHDIVIRHMRFRRGSLDATDRNDSIGGNPIGNIMIDHVSASWGLDENMSMYRHMYDHDNDPTTKDLKLPTVNITIQHSIFSEAMNTYHHAFGSTIGGYNSAFHHNLWASNTGRNPSVGMIYDFTLVNNVIFNWRHRTVDGGDHRSFYNIINNTFKPGPGTPTDAPIAHRILKPESERSKTVVDNFGKAYVAGNRVVGNDRVTADNWDGGVQPDVKEKPLAQALAEIRAEEPLLRSHLTIQSAADSYNAVLVNAGATLPVRDAVDQRVVEMVRSGKVADAHATAEDGQRAADVRYAEKWVHELAEGVTRGFLTNPEQVGGYPVYQGTPYADADGDGLPDEWETAHGLNPHDAADATADANGDGYTNIEDFINGLDPRAPAVDWTDLAHNRDPRML from the coding sequence ATGACCCGTATCCGTTTTATTGCGACCGCCGCGCTCCTGCTCGTCGGCGCCTCCATCGTGACCGCGCAGGGCTACCCGCGCATCCCCTCCGAAATCCAACGCGTGACCGATGAACGCAAGGCCGCGGCCGACGCGCGTTCCGACGCCATCTTTGCCTCCCATCAGGAGGAGCTCGCGGCCTGGGCGGCGCGCGGCAAACCATTCCTCCCCGGCGCCGAAAAGCCGGACGACCTCCCGCAGGCCTCCATTCCCGCCTTTCCCGGCGCTGAAGGTGGCGGCATGTATAGCTTTGGCGGCCGCGGTGGTCGCGTCATCGTCGTCACCAATCTCAACGACTCCGGCCCCGGTTCCCTTCGTGAGGCTTGTGAAGCCGTCGGCCCCCGCATCGTGGTCTTCAACGTCGCCGGCATCATCCAGCTCGAAAACAAGATCCGTATCCGCGCGCCCTACATCACCATCGCCGGCAACACCGCGCCCGGTGACGGCGTCTGCGTCGCCGGAGACACCTTCGAACTCGACTCGCACGACATCGTCATCCGCCACATGCGCTTCCGCCGCGGTTCGCTCGATGCCACCGATCGCAACGACTCCATCGGCGGCAACCCGATCGGCAACATCATGATCGATCACGTATCCGCTTCGTGGGGACTCGATGAGAACATGTCCATGTATCGGCACATGTATGACCACGACAATGATCCTACGACCAAGGATCTGAAACTGCCCACGGTGAACATCACCATCCAGCATTCCATCTTCTCGGAAGCGATGAACACCTATCACCACGCCTTTGGGTCCACCATCGGCGGTTACAACAGCGCCTTCCACCACAACCTCTGGGCCTCCAACACCGGCCGCAATCCCAGTGTCGGCATGATCTACGACTTCACCCTCGTGAACAACGTGATCTTCAACTGGCGCCACCGCACCGTCGACGGCGGTGACCATCGCTCGTTCTACAACATCATCAACAACACCTTCAAACCCGGTCCCGGCACCCCCACCGACGCCCCGATCGCCCACCGCATCCTCAAGCCTGAGTCCGAGCGCTCCAAGACCGTGGTCGACAATTTCGGCAAAGCCTACGTCGCCGGCAACCGGGTCGTCGGCAATGACCGCGTCACCGCCGACAACTGGGATGGTGGCGTGCAACCTGATGTGAAGGAGAAGCCGCTTGCCCAGGCCCTCGCCGAGATTCGCGCCGAGGAGCCGCTGCTGCGCAGCCACCTCACCATCCAGTCCGCCGCCGATTCCTACAACGCCGTCCTGGTCAACGCCGGCGCCACCCTGCCCGTGCGGGACGCGGTGGACCAGCGCGTCGTGGAGATGGTCCGCTCCGGCAAGGTCGCCGACGCGCACGCCACCGCTGAGGATGGCCAACGCGCCGCTGATGTGCGTTATGCCGAGAAGTGGGTCCACGAGCTCGCCGAGGGCGTCACCCGCGGTTTCCTCACCAACCCCGAGCAGGTCGGCGGTTACCCCGTGTATCAGGGAACTCCCTACGCCGATGCCGACGGTGACGGCCTGCCCGATGAGTGGGAAACCGCCCACGGTCTCAACCCGCACGACGCGGCCGATGCCACCGCCGATGCCAACGGCGACGGCTACACCAACATCGAGGATTTTATCAACGGCCTCGATCCCCGCGCGCCCGCTGTCGACTGGACCGACCTCGCTCACAACCGCGACCCGCGCATGCTGTAA